The Streptomyces sp. Alt3 genome has a segment encoding these proteins:
- a CDS encoding sensor histidine kinase, whose amino-acid sequence MDSRSHTTVTTALRLCLHALLVGLLALTAVRSTSGTAVVVLAGVMAALYGAGALAPYVQPHTRAAAVWLAALGAVWLALLVLSPDALWVAFPLYFLQLHLLPVRRGVPAVVVTAAAAIACFVLHNQAVNPGTFIGPPLGAAVAVATVLGYDALYRESERRRELIEELVSTRAELAEAERAAGTLAERERLAREIHDTLAQGLSSIQLLLRAAERTLPADAPATAHVRRARGTAQDNLAEARRFVRALSPPDLEHGSLAAALSRLASRTSTQELTVRFAVSGTPVALPTPYEVALLRTAQSALANAVRHSGARRAEITLSFMGTSVSLDVVDDGRGFDPESSGGSRRSSGSGGFGLPAMRSRARSLGGTLSVETAPGQGTALAATLPLPAAADRRAAWEEPSVAGETGGKFFGGKEAAA is encoded by the coding sequence ATGGATTCGCGTTCGCACACCACTGTCACCACCGCACTGCGGCTCTGTCTGCACGCCCTGCTGGTCGGGCTGCTGGCGCTGACCGCGGTCCGCTCCACGAGCGGCACCGCGGTCGTCGTCCTGGCCGGGGTGATGGCCGCGCTGTACGGTGCGGGCGCCCTGGCCCCGTACGTGCAGCCGCACACCCGGGCCGCCGCCGTCTGGCTCGCCGCGCTGGGCGCGGTGTGGCTGGCCCTGCTCGTCCTGTCGCCGGACGCCCTGTGGGTGGCCTTCCCGCTGTACTTCCTGCAACTGCACCTGCTCCCGGTGCGACGGGGAGTGCCTGCAGTGGTGGTCACCGCCGCCGCCGCCATCGCCTGCTTCGTCCTCCACAACCAGGCGGTCAACCCGGGCACCTTCATCGGTCCGCCGCTCGGGGCGGCGGTCGCCGTCGCGACCGTACTCGGCTACGACGCGCTGTACCGCGAGAGCGAGCGGCGTCGTGAGCTCATCGAGGAGCTGGTCTCCACCCGGGCGGAGCTGGCCGAGGCGGAACGCGCGGCGGGCACCCTGGCCGAGCGGGAGCGGCTGGCCCGCGAGATCCACGACACCCTCGCGCAGGGCCTGTCCAGCATCCAGCTGCTGCTGCGGGCCGCCGAGCGCACCCTCCCGGCGGACGCGCCGGCCACCGCACACGTGCGCCGGGCCCGTGGGACCGCCCAGGACAACCTGGCCGAGGCCCGCCGCTTCGTGAGGGCGCTGAGCCCGCCGGACCTGGAGCACGGCTCGCTGGCGGCGGCGCTGTCCCGGCTGGCCTCCCGCACCTCGACGCAGGAACTCACCGTGCGGTTCGCGGTCAGCGGTACGCCGGTGGCGCTGCCCACCCCGTACGAGGTGGCGTTGCTCCGTACCGCACAGTCCGCGCTGGCCAACGCGGTACGGCACTCGGGCGCGCGGCGGGCGGAGATCACCCTCAGCTTCATGGGGACGTCGGTGTCCCTGGACGTCGTGGACGACGGGCGCGGCTTCGACCCGGAGTCCTCGGGCGGGAGCCGGCGGAGCTCGGGGAGCGGGGGCTTCGGCCTGCCCGCCATGCGCTCGCGGGCACGTTCCCTGGGCGGCACGCTGAGCGTGGAGACGGCGCCGGGGCAGGGCACCGCACTGGCGGCCACCCTCCCGCTCCCAGCCGCTGCGGACAGGCGCGCCGCCTGGGAAGAACCTTCCGTAGCGGGAGAGACCGGCGGGAAGTTCTTCGGGGGAAAGGAGGCCGCCGCATGA
- a CDS encoding response regulator produces the protein MTGPIRLLLADDHPVVRAGLRAVLDAEPDFEIVAEAATAERAVALAATGAFDVVLMDLQFGDGMHGSEATAAITAATDAPRVLILTTYESDADILAAVEAGAGGYLLKDAPPNELAAAVRTAAAGRSALAPAVAHRLMDRMRTPAQALTGRELEVLQLVGEGLSNQQISKRLFLSQATVKSHLVHIYAKLGVDSRTSAVAAATARRLIRR, from the coding sequence ATGACCGGCCCGATCAGGCTGCTGCTGGCCGACGACCACCCGGTGGTCCGGGCGGGCCTGCGGGCCGTCCTCGACGCCGAACCGGACTTCGAGATCGTCGCCGAGGCGGCCACCGCCGAGCGGGCCGTCGCCCTCGCCGCCACCGGCGCCTTCGACGTCGTCCTGATGGACCTGCAGTTCGGCGACGGGATGCACGGATCGGAGGCCACCGCGGCAATCACTGCGGCGACGGACGCACCCCGCGTCCTGATCCTCACCACGTACGAGTCGGACGCGGACATCCTGGCCGCCGTCGAGGCGGGGGCCGGCGGCTACCTGCTCAAGGACGCCCCTCCGAACGAGCTGGCAGCGGCCGTACGCACGGCCGCAGCCGGCCGCTCCGCGCTCGCCCCGGCGGTCGCCCACCGCCTGATGGACCGGATGCGCACGCCCGCCCAGGCCCTGACCGGACGCGAGCTGGAGGTCCTCCAACTGGTCGGCGAGGGCCTGTCGAACCAGCAGATCAGCAAGCGGCTGTTCCTGAGCCAGGCGACGGTGAAATCCCATCTGGTGCACATCTACGCCAAGCTGGGCGTCGACTCACGCACCTCGGCGGTCGCCGCCGCCACCGCGCGCAGGCTGATCCGCCGCTGA
- a CDS encoding DUF5955 family protein, with protein sequence MLRSVGQERLTGSGEDPRVTELRAAVSRLRRELAGHPAEFPDRGIAEDELAALDAMAAGGRPESPRLRRSLLLVAGAIGSVSALSSGLRDVRSAVDLFGEPPRHP encoded by the coding sequence TTGTTGCGAAGTGTGGGGCAGGAGCGGTTGACCGGAAGCGGCGAGGACCCGAGGGTGACGGAGCTGCGTGCGGCCGTCTCACGGCTGCGCCGCGAACTCGCCGGACATCCCGCGGAGTTCCCGGACCGGGGGATCGCCGAGGACGAGCTGGCGGCCCTGGACGCCATGGCGGCCGGCGGGCGGCCCGAGAGCCCCCGGCTGCGCCGTTCGCTGCTGCTTGTCGCGGGGGCGATCGGCTCGGTCAGTGCACTGTCGTCCGGCCTGCGGGACGTGCGGAGCGCCGTGGACCTCTTCGGGGAGCCTCCGCGCCACCCGTGA